The Nostoc sp. PCC 7524 nucleotide sequence CCACCTCAAGGAAGCTTTCCAAGCCAGAATCGAGGTGAATAAAAATCAACAAGGTTCTCAAGTTCGGTTGTTAACTTGAGGGGATTGGGGATTGGGTAAAAATTCTACCTTGTCTCCCCTCACTCCCACCCTACGGGAAGCAAGCTACATCTTCCCCCACTCCCCTCACTCCCACCCTACGGGAAGCAAGCTACATCTTCCCCTGCTCCCCCACTCCCCCACTCCCTACGCCCCACTCCCTACTCCCCACTCCTAGAAATACTGCACTCTCGCATCTACACCATTGGAGCGTAACATTCTGGATCTTTGCTCGGCAAAGGAGCGATCGCTAAATGCGCCAGCATTGACATAATTGCCTAAATTGGATCTAGCGACAAAAGCATTGGGTACATAACGTAGCACCTGATTGAGAGTATTGGGATTGGTAATTGGCACTACTACCACATAGCGATTATTGCCAAACTGATTAGAACGATTATCTACAGGAATAGGATTGCTAAAGTTATTGAAATTATTGACAGCGATGGGAGTATTAACGCTATTAAAGTCTAATGCTTGCCATGTTTGCCAATCAACCCTCCCCGTTGGGTTGATTTGATAGGCTTGCTGGAAACTAGCTACAGATGCTCTAGTATATTCGTCAAAGTAGCCGTCTATACTACCATCAAAATAGCCCAACTCTGTTAAACGCTGTTGCACTGCTCTGACATTTTCACCTCTGTCGCCGACAAACAGAACATCTCTACTGAGCTGATTAGGGGATCTAGTTTGCCTGACTCTACGTACTGCCTCTAATATTTGTAAATCAGCAATGCCATCAGCCGCTAGTCTGTTATCTCGCTGAAATTGGATGATAGCATTACGGGTGATATTACCGACAGTACCAGTAGGGTTGGTATTAAAATATCCTAAATCCCGCAGTCGTTGCTGCAATTCTCTGACTTGTGAGGACGACAGACTGTTTCTATTTGGTGTTGAAGAAATACCCTCTAGGGCATTCCACGTTTGACGATTCACAACCCCCGTCGCCGAAAGTCCGGCTCGGCGTTGAAAGGCTATGACAGCATCTCTAGTCAGACCTCTAAAATTGCCCGTAGGTGTAGCATTAAAATATCCCAACTGCCGTAAACGCTGTTGCAGTCTAGTGACAGCTTGTCCACGACTACCTTCAGACAGAACAGGATATTCACCACCAACATTACCTCCATTCACAGCATTACTGATGGCTTGTGCAGTTCTAGAACCAACAACACCATCAGCCGTGATTCCCGAAGCTCGTTGAAAGCGGATAACTGCTTGCTGAGTCTCTGAGCCAAAATAGCCAGTGTTAGGGCCATTAAAATAACGCAACTGCTGCAAATTCCGTTGTAGTTGGGAAACAGCCGCGCCTCTACTACCAAACTGTAATCCGACGCTAGTGTTTCTACTGCCAACTCCAACCTGACAAGCTCTTTGGATAGCTGTTTGTGTACCGCTACCAACTACACCATCAGGCGTTAATCTATTGGCTCGCTGGAAACCAATCACCGCCCTTTGTGTCAAAGTAGCAAATTTACCTGTGACTGGGCCGTTAAAAAAACCTAATCTTTTTAAACACCTTTGAATATTTGCAACTTCAGCCCCACTACTGCCTACTTTCTGAAGTGCTAATGCTTCTTCAGCAATGTTTAAAATCCCTATAGTGAGCGCCACTGATAAAAAACGCATGGCGGCAACACTAGACAATTTCCGCCATTGTAAAAATTGCCAGTTAATCTGGAGCGGAACAAATTCAATGCTTTCAGACGCTTCGTAGACTGAGGCTAGATGCACATAACTAATGGTGTCCATAATTTTCTTGCTACTTTTTGAGTGATAAAAATTCTCTTGTCTGGAATTTGATGTACTAAAAGAGTTCAACCATCGCGGAAACTTTGGGAAAAAACTCCAATTCAGTTAAATTCCAGCAGAGAAGCAAAGAAATTTGGATGCTAGGCGATCATTGACAGGGAAACTGAAAATATACTGCTATTGTCTGATATCAATAGAATAGGCAATAGGAAAGAAGGGAGTAGAGGTGTATTGAGTGTTTTATGCGTTAGCGCAGGCTACACCAACACGAATCAAATAGGAGTCCTATATTAAGTAAGTTGCATTGAATGTTGCAAATATAACTTATATCAAAATATACCAC carries:
- a CDS encoding peptidoglycan-binding domain-containing protein, yielding MDTISYVHLASVYEASESIEFVPLQINWQFLQWRKLSSVAAMRFLSVALTIGILNIAEEALALQKVGSSGAEVANIQRCLKRLGFFNGPVTGKFATLTQRAVIGFQRANRLTPDGVVGSGTQTAIQRACQVGVGSRNTSVGLQFGSRGAAVSQLQRNLQQLRYFNGPNTGYFGSETQQAVIRFQRASGITADGVVGSRTAQAISNAVNGGNVGGEYPVLSEGSRGQAVTRLQQRLRQLGYFNATPTGNFRGLTRDAVIAFQRRAGLSATGVVNRQTWNALEGISSTPNRNSLSSSQVRELQQRLRDLGYFNTNPTGTVGNITRNAIIQFQRDNRLAADGIADLQILEAVRRVRQTRSPNQLSRDVLFVGDRGENVRAVQQRLTELGYFDGSIDGYFDEYTRASVASFQQAYQINPTGRVDWQTWQALDFNSVNTPIAVNNFNNFSNPIPVDNRSNQFGNNRYVVVVPITNPNTLNQVLRYVPNAFVARSNLGNYVNAGAFSDRSFAEQRSRMLRSNGVDARVQYF